Proteins found in one Pagrus major chromosome 20, Pma_NU_1.0 genomic segment:
- the rfng gene encoding beta-1,3-N-acetylglucosaminyltransferase radical fringe, with product MNPLHWPVRMHIASVGVSKFCFLFSLAFCGLLLLLIPAFQPPTRQVDLPQPRPQVRSASSGPSHHARVPAASVHAGETDSATWRNRSSAGQGGSIENEVVRTDNHNPKRGTDSKRGALPGGQGGGRSGSKSRDLLELRDIFIAVKTTRKYHKSRLELLIKTWISQAKEQTYIFTDGEDKELRMRTGANIINTNCSAAHTRQALCCKMSVEYDKFIESQKKWFCHVDDDNYVILPSLLQLLSSYHHSQDVYLGRPSLDHPIEAAERVKSDGSVSVKFWFATGGAGFCISRGLALKMSPWASLGNFISTAEKIRLPDDCTIGYIIEALLEVTLTHTHLFHSHLENLQKLPTDTVLEQVTLSYGGFENRRNVVSIVGGFSLAEDPTRFKTVHCLLYADTDWCPKLKPHHKN from the exons ATGAACCCGCTCCATTGGCCAGTCAGGATGCACATAGCTTCAGTGGGTGTCAGCAagttctgcttcctgttttcccTTGCATTCTGTGGCCTCCTGCTTCTGCTCATCCCTGCCTTCCAGCCCCCAACACGCCAGGTGGACCTGCCTCAGCCCCGACCCCAAGTCAGATCTGCAAGTTCAGGCCCATCACACCATGCCAGGGTACCAGCAGCGTCTGTCCATGCAGGGGAAACTGACTCCGCCACATGGCGCAATAGGAGTTCAGCAGGGCAGGGGGGATCCATCGAGAATGAAGTTGTTAGGACTGATAACCATAATCCCAAGAGAGGGACGGACTCCAAAAGAGGGGCTCTCCCTGGAGGACAGGGTGGTGGACGTTCAGGTTCCAAATCTCGGGACCTGTTGGAGCTAAGGGACATTTTTATTGCAGTGAAGACTACCAGGAAGTACCATAAGTCCAGATTGGAGCTGCTGATTAAGACCTGGATTTCCCAAGCTAAAGAACAG acCTACATATTCACCGACGGTGAGGACAAGGAGCTGCGGATGAGAACAG GAGCTAACATCATCAACACTAACTGCTCAGCAGCTCACACCCGACAGGCTCTGTGCTGCAAGATGTCTGTGGAGTATGACAAGTTCATTGAGTCGCAGaaaaa GTGGTTCTGCCATGTAGATGATGATAACTACGTGATCCTGCccagcctgctgcagctgctctcctcATACCACCACAGTCAAGATGTCTATCTGGGCCGGCCCAGTCTGGATCATCCTATAGAGGCTGCAGAAAGGGTCAAGAGTGATGGATCG GTATCTGTCAAGTTCTGGTTTGCCACAGGTGGAGCGGGTTTCTGTATCAGCAGAGGTCTGGCACTGAAAATGAGCCCATGGGCCAG TTTGGGGAATTTCATCAGCACTGCGGAGAAGATCCGACTACCGGATGACTGCACGATTGGCTACATCATCGAAGCACTGTTGGAGGtgaccctgacacacacacacctcttccaCTCTCACCTGGAGAACCTACAGAAGCTGCCCACCGACACTGTGCTGGAGCAG GTGACTCTCAGCTACGGAGGCTTTGAGAACAGAAGAAATGTGGTGAGCATTGTTGGAGGCTTTTCACTGGCTGAGGACCCCACAAG GTTTAAGACCGTCCACTGCCTGCTGTATGCAGATACTGACTGGTGTCCAAAGCTCAAACCTCACCACAAAAACTAA